From the genome of Prevotella herbatica, one region includes:
- a CDS encoding porin family protein, translated as MKKQLFFLAALLMIASSVCAQQKAGTFSITPKIGVTASNFSGDMPAIVNYVLMSQDNTEEPLRWISMSDGPVVEMGTVGFGESKNKFGFTAGVEAQYQFSKIIGLSLGVFYTQQGASYDTKGFSNTSKDGVKVAINDNLKINLNSITMPILANVYIWKGLAVKVGLQPELAVSKKTGGDVTISYQGPSISAVHSDVEGIRSFSLSVPVGVSYEYKNIVADLRYNIGVTDLRKDGDAGWGGNNSRSTSQNRTLSFTVGYKFEL; from the coding sequence ATGAAAAAACAATTATTTTTTTTAGCAGCATTGCTTATGATTGCTTCAAGTGTTTGTGCTCAGCAGAAGGCAGGAACATTCTCTATCACACCAAAAATTGGTGTAACTGCAAGTAACTTCTCTGGTGATATGCCTGCTATTGTAAATTACGTATTAATGTCTCAAGATAACACTGAAGAACCACTAAGATGGATTTCCATGTCAGATGGACCTGTCGTAGAAATGGGTACAGTAGGATTTGGAGAAAGCAAAAACAAGTTTGGATTTACTGCTGGTGTAGAAGCACAGTATCAATTCTCAAAAATCATCGGTCTTTCTTTAGGAGTATTCTACACTCAACAAGGGGCAAGCTACGACACAAAAGGTTTCTCAAATACTTCAAAAGATGGAGTTAAAGTTGCGATTAATGATAATTTGAAGATTAATCTCAATAGTATTACAATGCCAATTTTGGCTAATGTTTATATATGGAAAGGTCTTGCCGTAAAAGTGGGGCTGCAGCCTGAATTAGCAGTTAGCAAGAAAACGGGTGGTGATGTCACTATTAGCTATCAAGGTCCATCGATATCAGCAGTTCATAGTGATGTGGAAGGAATAAGATCATTCTCTCTTTCTGTACCTGTAGGTGTAAGCTATGAATATAAGAATATTGTTGCTGATCTGAGATACAACATTGGCGTAACAGACTTGCGAAAGGATGGCGATGCAGGATGGGGTGGAAATAATTCCAGATCAACTTCTCAAAATAGGACCTTGTCGTTTACCGTTGGTTATAAGTTTGAATTATAG
- the tyrS gene encoding tyrosine--tRNA ligase: protein MSKNFVEELKWRGMLAQIMPGTEEYLQSHMVSAYLGTDPTADSLHIGHLCGIMMLSHLQRCGHKPYLLVGGATGMIGDPSGKSQERNLLDSDTLYHNQEAIKQQVSKFLDFDGDAPNKAELVNNYDWMKDFSFLDFVREVGKHITVNYMMAKDSVQKRLNGEARDGLSFTEFTYQLLQGYDFLYQYQKYGVRLQLGGNDQWGNMTTGTELIRRTLGSESEAFCLTCPLITKADGKKFGKTESGNIWLDRNRTTPYAFYQFWLNVSDDDAERYIKIFTSLEKDVIDALIEEHKQDPGRRVLQKRLAEEVTVMVHSKEDLEMAIAASNILFGKATKESLSKLDEATLNDVFKDVPHYTIDKSLLGGTAVDLFNQDGMEIFPSKSEMRKLVKGGGVNLNKEKVAAFDQMITSDDLIDGKYLLVQRGKKNYYLITVK from the coding sequence ATGTCAAAAAACTTTGTTGAAGAACTGAAATGGCGTGGTATGCTGGCTCAGATTATGCCGGGTACAGAGGAATATCTACAGTCGCACATGGTGTCGGCTTATTTGGGTACAGACCCAACGGCAGACTCTTTACATATTGGTCACCTTTGTGGAATTATGATGCTTAGCCACTTGCAGCGTTGTGGTCACAAACCATATCTCCTTGTAGGTGGTGCTACTGGTATGATTGGTGATCCTTCTGGCAAGAGTCAGGAACGTAATCTTTTGGATTCTGATACATTATATCATAACCAGGAGGCTATAAAGCAGCAGGTATCTAAGTTCTTGGATTTTGACGGTGATGCTCCAAACAAGGCAGAACTTGTTAATAACTACGATTGGATGAAAGATTTCTCTTTTCTTGATTTCGTTCGTGAGGTTGGAAAGCATATCACCGTTAATTACATGATGGCTAAAGACTCCGTGCAGAAGCGTCTTAATGGTGAGGCTCGTGACGGTCTGTCTTTCACTGAGTTCACTTATCAGTTACTTCAAGGTTATGACTTCCTTTATCAATATCAGAAATATGGTGTAAGATTGCAGCTTGGTGGTAATGACCAGTGGGGCAATATGACAACAGGAACTGAGTTGATACGTCGTACTCTTGGTAGTGAATCAGAGGCCTTCTGTCTTACATGTCCTTTGATAACAAAGGCTGATGGAAAGAAATTCGGTAAGACTGAGAGTGGTAATATCTGGCTTGACCGTAACCGTACGACTCCTTATGCTTTCTATCAGTTTTGGTTGAATGTAAGTGATGATGATGCTGAAAGATATATAAAGATATTCACAAGCCTTGAAAAGGACGTAATTGATGCTCTTATTGAAGAGCATAAACAGGATCCTGGTAGACGTGTTCTTCAGAAACGTCTTGCAGAGGAAGTTACTGTCATGGTTCATTCAAAGGAAGATCTTGAAATGGCTATTGCTGCAAGTAATATCCTCTTTGGAAAAGCAACAAAAGAGAGCCTTTCAAAACTTGACGAGGCCACTCTTAATGATGTATTTAAGGATGTTCCGCATTACACAATCGACAAGTCTTTGCTTGGTGGAACAGCTGTAGACCTGTTTAATCAGGACGGTATGGAGATATTTCCAAGCAAGAGTGAAATGCGCAAACTGGTAAAAGGCGGTGGCGTAAACTTGAATAAAGAGAAGGTTGCAGCTTTTGATCAAATGATAACTTCTGATGATCTTATTGACGGAAAATATCTCCTCGTACAGCGTGGAAAGAAGAATTATTACTTAATTACAGTAAAGTAA
- the yidD gene encoding membrane protein insertion efficiency factor YidD: MINILHHVSRAIAWILVLPILFYQRFITPYTPPSCRFTPTCSEYARQAILKYGPIKGLGLAIWRILRCNPWGGSGYDPVP; this comes from the coding sequence ATGATTAACATATTGCATCATGTGTCGAGAGCCATTGCTTGGATTCTCGTATTGCCAATATTGTTTTATCAGAGATTTATTACTCCTTATACTCCGCCTTCTTGTAGATTTACTCCCACATGCTCAGAGTATGCGCGACAGGCTATACTAAAGTATGGACCGATAAAAGGGCTGGGGTTGGCTATATGGAGAATATTAAGATGTAATCCTTGGGGTGGTAGTGGATATGATCCGGTGCCGTAA
- the rnpA gene encoding ribonuclease P protein component, which translates to MSASQAENLTKQERVCSKLLIDRLFNGGKSHSMSAYPLRVVYMYMPSDDISNDEPNTQILVSVPKKCFKRAVKRNRVKRQVREAYRRNRILVSERVPDGCSVVMAFIWLDSKLYDTAVVEAKMKNLIQRVSEKI; encoded by the coding sequence ATGTCGGCATCCCAAGCTGAAAATCTGACTAAGCAAGAGCGTGTTTGTAGCAAGTTGCTGATTGATCGACTCTTTAATGGGGGCAAAAGTCATTCTATGTCTGCTTACCCACTAAGGGTAGTCTATATGTATATGCCATCTGATGATATCTCTAATGATGAACCAAATACTCAGATTCTTGTCAGTGTACCTAAAAAATGCTTTAAACGTGCAGTAAAGCGTAATCGCGTGAAACGGCAGGTGCGGGAGGCTTACAGACGAAATCGTATTCTCGTATCGGAAAGGGTGCCAGATGGATGTAGCGTGGTGATGGCTTTTATATGGCTTGACTCAAAACTATATGATACTGCAGTAGTAGAAGCTAAGATGAAAAATCTTATTCAACGTGTTAGCGAGAAAATATGA
- a CDS encoding uroporphyrinogen-III synthase, which yields MIKKILISQPKPTSDKSPYYDIANQFGVELDFRPFFKIEGISSREFREQKVSLLAHTAVVFTSRHAIDNYFKLAKDLRITIPEDMKYFCLIETVALYIQKYVQYRKRKIFFGTTGKIDGLLPLMLKHKTEKFLVPLSDVHNDDIKDMLDAKNLKHTVCTMYRTVSNDFTEEEKQNFDYDMMIFFSPTGVKALKKNFPDFKQGDIKVAAFGPATAKEVDAQGLRLDLLAPNKDYPSMTGALKAFLEKNKK from the coding sequence ATGATTAAGAAGATTCTGATCTCTCAGCCTAAGCCAACAAGCGATAAGTCACCATATTATGACATCGCTAATCAGTTTGGCGTGGAATTGGATTTCCGTCCGTTTTTCAAAATAGAGGGTATCTCTTCAAGAGAATTCCGTGAACAGAAAGTTAGTCTGCTTGCTCATACAGCGGTTGTCTTTACATCGCGCCATGCTATAGACAATTATTTCAAGCTAGCTAAAGATCTGCGTATTACTATTCCTGAAGATATGAAGTATTTTTGTCTTATTGAGACAGTTGCACTTTATATCCAGAAATACGTGCAGTATCGTAAACGAAAAATTTTCTTTGGTACTACTGGCAAAATTGATGGTCTGTTGCCACTTATGCTTAAACATAAGACAGAAAAATTCCTTGTACCGCTAAGTGATGTTCATAATGATGATATTAAGGATATGCTTGATGCAAAGAATTTAAAGCATACCGTTTGTACGATGTATCGTACTGTGAGCAATGATTTTACGGAAGAGGAAAAGCAAAACTTTGATTATGATATGATGATCTTCTTTAGCCCAACTGGTGTTAAGGCTTTAAAGAAAAACTTCCCTGATTTTAAACAGGGCGATATTAAGGTCGCAGCCTTTGGTCCTGCTACTGCTAAAGAAGTAGATGCCCAAGGTTTGCGTCTTGACCTCCTTGCGCCTAACAAAGATTATCCATCAATGACCGGTGCGCTAAAGGCTTTTCTTGAGAAAAATAAAAAATAA
- a CDS encoding DUF4271 domain-containing protein, translating into MIQQEDSIVNENTQQKALVGFPHVKTQPTPAQILSWLPKNATPEQQDSAIQANIKPSDIHWSSMPDTLHLPGQPVGKSWRDVNLPKYYKESFFSNSPWFHPELSGGRVGVAGDPVPYTIAGDNLITGILLACFLLAMVAFAQSHKFIVRQAKNFFYVQHGETTTMTETSGEFRFQFFLMLQTCLQFSLLFFLYARSVISDTFIVEQYKVVGFFSAVILVYFLIKFVAYTIVNLTFFDKKTNEQWIKSFLFINSVEGLLVFPVVMLVAYFGLALKTALIYTVIVVVLLKILSLYKTYIIFFRQKGAFLQDILYFCALEVMPLLTLWGVLTAINGYLKINF; encoded by the coding sequence ATGATACAGCAAGAAGATTCCATAGTAAATGAAAATACACAGCAGAAGGCCTTAGTAGGGTTTCCGCATGTGAAAACGCAACCAACACCAGCGCAGATACTTAGTTGGTTGCCTAAGAATGCTACGCCTGAGCAGCAGGATTCTGCCATTCAGGCAAATATAAAGCCCAGTGATATTCATTGGAGCTCTATGCCCGATACATTACACCTTCCTGGGCAACCTGTTGGTAAGAGCTGGCGTGATGTGAATCTGCCAAAATATTACAAGGAATCGTTTTTTTCTAATTCACCTTGGTTTCATCCAGAGCTGTCTGGAGGGCGTGTTGGCGTAGCTGGCGATCCTGTGCCTTATACTATTGCTGGTGATAACCTTATAACAGGAATCTTACTTGCTTGTTTCCTGTTGGCAATGGTGGCTTTTGCCCAGTCTCATAAGTTTATTGTGCGTCAGGCGAAAAACTTCTTTTATGTTCAGCATGGTGAAACAACCACGATGACAGAAACATCAGGGGAGTTTCGTTTTCAGTTCTTTTTGATGTTGCAGACGTGTCTCCAATTTTCACTATTGTTCTTTCTTTATGCGCGTTCAGTTATTAGTGATACCTTCATCGTTGAACAATATAAGGTGGTTGGCTTTTTCTCGGCAGTAATACTGGTCTATTTTCTGATAAAGTTCGTTGCTTATACGATAGTTAATCTCACATTCTTTGACAAAAAGACAAATGAACAATGGATAAAATCATTTTTATTTATAAATTCAGTTGAAGGATTGTTGGTGTTTCCTGTCGTAATGTTAGTTGCATATTTTGGATTGGCATTGAAAACAGCTTTGATTTATACAGTTATAGTCGTGGTTTTGTTAAAAATACTGTCCTTGTACAAGACATATATAATCTTTTTCAGACAAAAAGGCGCCTTTTTGCAAGATATTTTGTACTTTTGTGCACTCGAAGTAATGCCTTTACTCACATTATGGGGAGTATTGACAGCTATAAATGGTTATTTGAAAATAAATTTTTAG
- the metK gene encoding methionine adenosyltransferase, with translation MPYLFSSESVSEGHPDKVSDQISDALLDQFLAYDENSHCAIETFCTTGQVIIMGEVRSKEYIDLQTIARNTIKNIGYTKAEYQFDGDSCGILTAIHEQSDDINRGVSRADEENQGAGDQGMMFGYASNETEDYMPVSLYLSHLLMSTLAEIRKEGKVMTYLRPDSKSQVTIKYSDENVPLCIDTIVVSTQHDPFDDDDDIMLAKIKDDVIHILIPRVKAKLGDKVLALFNDDIKYFVNPTGKFVIGGPHGDTGLTGRKIIVDTYGGKGAHGGGAFSGKDPSKVDRSAAYAARYIAKNMVAAGVADEMLVQLAYAIGVAQPVSIYVDTYGRSNVKMSDGEIAEKIKQMFDLRPKAIERILKLRQPIYLETAAYGHMGRKNQLVTKTFTSRYNEAKTVEVELFTWEKLDRVNEIKTAFDI, from the coding sequence ATGCCTTATTTATTTTCTTCAGAATCAGTTTCAGAAGGACATCCTGATAAAGTTTCAGATCAAATATCAGATGCCTTACTTGATCAGTTTCTTGCGTACGACGAGAATTCTCATTGTGCGATAGAGACGTTCTGTACTACCGGACAGGTAATTATTATGGGCGAAGTGCGTTCAAAAGAATACATTGATTTGCAGACAATTGCCCGCAATACAATAAAGAATATCGGATATACAAAGGCCGAGTATCAGTTTGATGGTGATTCTTGTGGTATTCTTACAGCTATTCATGAGCAAAGTGATGATATAAATCGTGGTGTAAGTCGTGCTGACGAGGAAAATCAAGGTGCTGGCGACCAAGGTATGATGTTTGGATATGCTTCAAATGAAACAGAGGATTACATGCCAGTATCTCTATATCTGTCACATCTTCTTATGAGTACGCTTGCCGAAATACGTAAGGAAGGCAAAGTGATGACATATTTGCGTCCAGACTCAAAGAGTCAGGTTACGATAAAATATAGTGATGAGAATGTGCCTTTGTGTATTGATACAATTGTTGTGAGCACACAGCATGACCCGTTTGACGACGACGATGATATAATGCTTGCCAAAATCAAGGACGATGTTATACATATTCTAATTCCGCGGGTAAAGGCAAAACTTGGCGACAAGGTACTTGCTTTGTTCAATGATGATATTAAATATTTCGTTAACCCAACAGGAAAATTCGTTATTGGAGGCCCTCATGGGGATACAGGACTTACGGGTCGTAAGATAATTGTTGATACTTATGGTGGTAAGGGTGCTCATGGTGGTGGCGCTTTTTCAGGGAAAGATCCTTCAAAGGTAGACCGTTCTGCAGCTTATGCAGCACGATATATAGCAAAGAACATGGTTGCAGCAGGTGTTGCTGATGAAATGTTGGTGCAGTTGGCTTATGCAATAGGTGTAGCACAACCTGTAAGTATTTATGTTGATACATACGGTCGCAGCAATGTTAAGATGTCTGATGGTGAGATTGCTGAGAAAATTAAACAAATGTTTGACCTTCGTCCAAAGGCAATAGAGCGCATATTGAAACTGCGTCAGCCTATTTATCTTGAAACAGCAGCTTACGGTCACATGGGAAGGAAGAACCAATTGGTGACAAAAACATTCACCAGTAGATATAATGAAGCAAAAACGGTTGAAGTAGAATTGTTTACATGGGAAAAGTTAGACCGTGTGAATGAAATTAAGACCGCGTTTGATATTTAG
- a CDS encoding M16 family metallopeptidase, with amino-acid sequence MRLKNLLVAALLLLAGVAQAQPQMTVPVDKDVRIGKLANGLTYYIRHNNWPENRANFYIAQKVGSIQEDETQRGLAHFLEHMAFNGSDNFKGNSLIEWCRANGIEFGGDLNAYTSIDQTVYNIDNVPTQRAGAIDTCLLILRDWSTGLTLDKDEIEKERGVIHEEWRLRTSASSRMFERNLPKLYPGSKYGVRYPIGLMSVVDNFKPKELRDYYTKWYHPSHQGIIVVGNVDVDKVEAQIKKLFGNIQNPKNEAPIIDEQVPDNAQPIVVIDKDKEQRSSEVELMFKHDVFPDSLKNNVSYLVYQYVNGAVSSMLNNRFTEAAQKADCPYVMAYAGDGDYIFAKTKDAFDLSVSPKDMNVAADALKAALVELRRAAEFGFTSSEYSRFQADYMSSLDKSYSNKDKRYNSQFYRECLGNFLTNEPMPGIEYSYKTMKQIVPMIPLEAINAQIKELVSKNDSNMVIINFNNEKEGNVYPTESQLLDAVKSARAENITAYVDNVKNEPLIKELPKAGKIKKETKSKKFDYTTLELSNGVKVILKKTDYKKDQVVLSGTGGAGSSFYGMPDYINTKVFNSVIGISGLGDFSSTELQKAMAGKIANANLKMSERKMSVDGNSTPKDIETMLQMVYLYFTNIKKDNDSYNNLMQQYEVGLKNRELSPDIAFSDSLTAALYNHNPRTAPLLLKDLKDINYDRILQMAKDRTASAKGWEFTIIGNFDDATIRPLICKYLGSLPAKGNDVASKRELMPQKGQIENLFYRKMETPKANCYMVWHNMNLPYTLEKSIQVDMIGQVLSMEYLKQIREEASAAYSCGAYGGASAADDGFKIYQIVGVCPMKPEKREIALKIMTDEANKLATTCDAEMLNKVKALMLKQIDDRAKTNGFWEGVIYEYDKLGVDTYSDYKKLVEAQTPQSVSAFMKEFLGSGSKITVVMLPEGTK; translated from the coding sequence ATGAGACTTAAAAATTTACTGGTAGCAGCGTTACTTTTGCTGGCAGGTGTAGCTCAGGCACAACCACAGATGACAGTTCCTGTTGACAAGGATGTACGCATTGGTAAGTTGGCTAATGGATTGACTTATTACATCCGTCACAACAACTGGCCAGAAAACCGTGCGAACTTCTATATTGCACAAAAAGTTGGCTCAATTCAGGAGGATGAGACACAGCGTGGTCTTGCGCATTTCCTTGAACACATGGCTTTTAATGGTTCTGATAACTTTAAGGGAAATTCTCTTATTGAATGGTGTCGTGCTAATGGCATAGAATTTGGCGGTGACCTTAATGCCTATACAAGTATTGATCAGACGGTTTACAATATAGACAATGTTCCTACACAGCGTGCTGGAGCTATCGACACTTGCTTGTTGATTCTTCGTGATTGGTCTACTGGGCTTACTCTAGACAAGGACGAAATCGAAAAAGAACGCGGTGTCATTCACGAGGAATGGCGTTTGCGCACAAGTGCTTCAAGTCGTATGTTTGAACGTAATCTTCCAAAGTTATATCCTGGAAGTAAGTATGGTGTGCGTTATCCTATCGGATTGATGAGCGTTGTTGATAACTTTAAACCAAAGGAGTTGCGAGACTATTACACAAAGTGGTATCATCCATCACATCAGGGTATTATCGTTGTTGGTAATGTAGATGTTGACAAGGTTGAGGCTCAGATAAAGAAACTTTTTGGAAATATACAGAATCCAAAGAACGAGGCTCCAATAATTGATGAACAAGTTCCTGATAATGCACAGCCGATAGTTGTTATTGATAAGGACAAGGAACAAAGATCTTCAGAAGTCGAACTTATGTTCAAGCATGACGTATTCCCTGATTCTTTGAAGAACAATGTTTCTTATTTGGTATATCAATATGTGAACGGTGCTGTATCAAGTATGCTTAATAATCGTTTTACAGAGGCTGCACAGAAGGCAGACTGCCCGTATGTAATGGCGTATGCCGGAGATGGTGATTATATCTTTGCAAAGACAAAGGATGCTTTTGATCTAAGTGTTTCTCCAAAAGATATGAATGTTGCCGCAGATGCATTGAAGGCTGCTTTAGTAGAATTGCGTCGTGCAGCTGAATTTGGTTTCACTTCTTCTGAATATAGCCGTTTCCAAGCTGACTATATGAGCTCTCTTGATAAGTCTTACAGCAATAAGGATAAACGTTATAATTCTCAATTCTATCGCGAATGTCTGGGAAACTTCCTTACCAACGAGCCCATGCCGGGTATTGAATATTCATACAAGACAATGAAGCAGATTGTTCCAATGATTCCTCTTGAGGCTATCAATGCACAAATCAAGGAACTTGTTTCAAAGAACGATTCTAATATGGTTATCATTAACTTCAATAATGAGAAGGAAGGTAATGTATATCCAACAGAATCACAACTTCTTGACGCTGTTAAGTCTGCACGTGCAGAGAATATTACAGCTTATGTGGATAACGTGAAGAACGAGCCATTGATTAAAGAACTTCCAAAGGCTGGTAAGATAAAGAAGGAAACGAAGAGCAAAAAATTTGATTATACAACCCTTGAACTTTCAAACGGCGTAAAGGTTATCTTGAAGAAGACTGATTATAAGAAAGATCAAGTTGTTCTATCAGGTACTGGTGGCGCAGGTTCTTCATTTTATGGAATGCCTGATTATATTAATACGAAGGTGTTTAATAGTGTTATTGGTATAAGCGGACTAGGTGATTTCTCAAGTACCGAACTTCAGAAGGCAATGGCTGGAAAAATTGCCAATGCTAACTTGAAGATGAGTGAGAGAAAAATGAGCGTTGACGGTAACTCAACACCAAAGGATATAGAGACCATGCTTCAGATGGTGTATCTATATTTTACAAATATAAAGAAAGACAATGATTCATACAACAACCTTATGCAGCAGTATGAGGTAGGTCTCAAAAATCGCGAACTGTCTCCAGATATAGCTTTTAGTGACTCTCTTACAGCAGCATTGTATAACCATAACCCAAGAACTGCTCCTCTGTTACTTAAGGATTTAAAGGATATAAACTATGATCGCATCCTGCAGATGGCAAAAGATCGTACGGCAAGTGCAAAGGGTTGGGAATTTACTATAATCGGTAATTTTGATGACGCTACAATACGCCCACTTATCTGTAAGTATCTTGGATCTTTACCAGCAAAGGGCAATGATGTCGCTTCAAAGCGTGAGCTCATGCCACAAAAGGGACAGATCGAAAATCTGTTCTATCGTAAGATGGAAACGCCAAAAGCCAATTGCTACATGGTTTGGCATAATATGAACCTTCCATACACCTTGGAGAAGTCTATACAGGTTGATATGATTGGACAGGTTCTTTCAATGGAGTATCTAAAGCAAATTCGCGAAGAAGCTAGTGCCGCATATTCTTGTGGCGCTTATGGAGGTGCAAGTGCTGCGGATGACGGATTCAAAATATACCAAATAGTTGGTGTCTGTCCTATGAAACCCGAGAAGCGAGAAATAGCATTGAAGATTATGACCGATGAAGCAAATAAGTTAGCTACAACTTGTGATGCGGAAATGCTTAATAAGGTTAAGGCTTTGATGTTGAAGCAGATCGACGACCGTGCTAAGACAAACGGTTTTTGGGAGGGAGTAATCTATGAATATGACAAGTTGGGTGTTGATACGTATTCTGACTACAAAAAACTTGTAGAGGCACAAACGCCGCAGAGTGTATCTGCGTTCATGAAGGAATTCCTTGGATCTGGTAGCAAGATTACAGTGGTCATGCTTCCTGAAGGAACAAAATAA
- the rbfA gene encoding 30S ribosome-binding factor RbfA: MQETRQNRISRLLQKELAIIFQEQTRMMHGIMVSVTRVRISPDLSICTAYLSIFPSDKGEDLIANITKNEKAIRFNLGQRVHNQLRIIPELRFFIDDSLDYIEHIDELLKK; this comes from the coding sequence ATGCAAGAAACAAGACAAAACCGCATATCTCGCCTACTGCAAAAAGAACTGGCGATAATTTTTCAGGAACAAACTCGTATGATGCACGGCATAATGGTAAGTGTCACACGTGTAAGAATAAGCCCGGATTTAAGCATTTGCACGGCATATCTCAGTATATTTCCAAGTGATAAAGGCGAGGATCTTATAGCCAACATCACAAAAAACGAAAAGGCTATTCGATTCAATCTTGGGCAAAGAGTACACAATCAACTTAGAATAATTCCAGAACTTAGATTCTTTATTGATGACAGTTTGGATTATATCGAACATATTGACGAACTTCTGAAAAAATAG
- a CDS encoding FtsX-like permease family protein: protein MNFPYYIAKRYIFSKKSTNVINVISIISVIGVAVATTALVIVLSVFNGFHDLVATFFTNFDPQIEVVPTKGKTAPADDPILTKIKHLPEVDVATESVEDQALAIYNNKQAMVTVKGVDDNFDQLTHITDILYGDGHYSLHAGDLQYGIMGIRLATTLGTGARFGDYLRIYAPQREGQLDMSNPQSAFVVDSLLSPGVVFAVNQSKYDKNYIIAPIAFARNIFGQQGMLSSLEIRLKDGSNLDNVKKEMQDLAGSKYKVMDRFEQQADTFKIMQIEKIIAYIFLTFILVVACFNIIGSLSMLIIDKKNDVNTLRNLGATDKQISQIFLFEGRMISAIGAIIGIGIGLLMCFIQQQYGIVSLGDSSGNFVVNAYPVSVHYGDVAIIFITVLAVGWLAVWYPVRYLSKRLLF, encoded by the coding sequence ATGAACTTTCCATATTATATAGCTAAAAGATATATCTTCTCGAAGAAGAGCACTAACGTTATCAACGTTATATCGATTATATCGGTAATAGGAGTCGCTGTAGCGACTACCGCATTGGTAATTGTATTGAGCGTATTCAATGGTTTCCATGATTTGGTAGCAACATTCTTTACTAACTTCGACCCACAGATAGAGGTTGTTCCTACAAAAGGAAAGACAGCTCCTGCTGACGATCCAATTCTTACAAAGATCAAACATTTACCTGAAGTGGATGTAGCTACAGAAAGCGTAGAAGATCAGGCATTGGCTATATACAACAACAAACAGGCTATGGTAACTGTAAAAGGTGTTGATGACAACTTTGATCAGCTTACGCACATCACGGACATTCTTTACGGAGATGGGCACTATAGTCTACATGCAGGTGACCTGCAATATGGAATCATGGGTATAAGACTTGCGACAACTCTAGGTACCGGCGCAAGGTTTGGCGACTATCTGCGCATATATGCCCCACAACGAGAGGGACAGCTTGACATGTCAAACCCACAATCAGCATTTGTTGTAGACTCATTATTATCTCCAGGAGTAGTTTTTGCTGTAAACCAAAGCAAATACGATAAAAATTATATTATAGCTCCTATTGCGTTTGCACGCAACATCTTCGGACAGCAAGGCATGTTGTCCTCTCTTGAAATAAGACTAAAAGACGGTAGCAACCTTGATAATGTGAAGAAGGAAATGCAAGACTTAGCTGGTAGCAAATACAAGGTTATGGACCGCTTTGAACAGCAAGCTGATACATTCAAGATTATGCAGATAGAGAAAATTATAGCATACATATTCCTCACATTCATACTTGTTGTAGCATGTTTTAACATCATTGGTTCGCTGTCTATGCTTATAATTGACAAGAAAAATGATGTTAACACATTAAGGAATCTTGGAGCCACTGATAAGCAGATATCACAGATATTTTTGTTTGAGGGTCGTATGATTTCGGCTATCGGTGCGATTATTGGTATTGGTATTGGATTATTAATGTGCTTTATTCAGCAGCAATATGGGATAGTTTCTCTTGGCGACAGCAGTGGTAACTTTGTTGTTAATGCATATCCCGTAAGTGTTCACTATGGAGATGTCGCCATAATATTTATAACAGTGCTTGCTGTTGGATGGCTTGCTGTGTGGTATCCCGTAAGATACCTCAGCAAGCGATTGTTATTCTAA